In Pseudomonas sp. MYb327, one DNA window encodes the following:
- the mauD gene encoding methylamine dehydrogenase accessory protein MauD: protein MEGLIVSNVLLWVLLVAVAFVVMGLVRQIGVLHGRLAPAGALMVDKGVAVNEAAPQITAADRKGRPVNFGYAGEKSQLLFFLSPTCPICKSLLPAIKSIAKEQAGTLDVVFVSDGDMDAQQALIREHKLEDATYVVGPEVGMTYQIGKLPYAALIDKSGTLRAKGLVNSREHLDSLFEVEHLKHATLQQYLNAQPHTHDHDHSHGHSH from the coding sequence TTCTGCTCTGGGTACTGCTGGTGGCCGTGGCGTTTGTCGTCATGGGCCTGGTTCGTCAGATTGGCGTGCTCCACGGTCGCCTGGCCCCGGCCGGTGCACTGATGGTCGACAAAGGCGTGGCCGTCAACGAAGCCGCCCCGCAAATCACTGCCGCCGACCGTAAGGGTCGCCCGGTGAACTTCGGTTATGCCGGTGAAAAATCGCAACTGCTGTTCTTCCTCTCGCCGACCTGCCCGATCTGCAAGTCGCTACTGCCGGCAATCAAATCCATCGCCAAGGAACAGGCCGGGACGCTCGACGTGGTGTTCGTCAGCGATGGCGACATGGACGCCCAGCAAGCGCTGATCCGCGAGCACAAACTGGAAGACGCCACCTACGTGGTCGGCCCGGAAGTCGGCATGACTTACCAGATCGGCAAGCTGCCGTACGCGGCGCTGATCGACAAGTCCGGCACCCTGCGTGCCAAAGGCCTGGTCAACTCCCGCGAGCACCTGGACAGCCTGTTTGAAGTTGAGCATTTGAAGCACGCCACGCTGCAGCAATACCTCAATGCCCAACCGCACACCCACGATCATGACCACAGCCACGGCCATAGCCACTGA
- a CDS encoding methylamine dehydrogenase light chain, with protein MKLLDLLFERSTRRVADTTSRRKLLSRMGSLMVAGAALPLLLPLDRTSKALAATDPKAGDPGDPNSCDYWRYCSIDGFLCSCCGGSVTSCPPGTEASQVTWIGTCRNPADGKDYIISYNDCCGKQSCAQCACTRNDSEEPAYRPFNNNDVNWCLAAKSHIYHCTVSIIRGVAV; from the coding sequence ATGAAACTGCTGGATCTGTTGTTCGAACGCTCGACGCGCCGTGTTGCCGACACTACTTCGCGCCGCAAACTGCTGTCGCGCATGGGCTCGCTGATGGTGGCCGGTGCCGCCCTTCCGCTGCTGCTGCCGCTGGACCGTACCAGCAAGGCACTGGCCGCCACTGACCCGAAAGCCGGTGATCCTGGTGATCCGAATAGCTGCGACTACTGGCGCTACTGTTCCATCGACGGCTTTCTGTGCAGCTGCTGCGGCGGGTCGGTGACGTCCTGCCCACCGGGTACCGAAGCCTCGCAAGTGACCTGGATCGGCACCTGCCGCAACCCGGCCGACGGCAAGGACTACATCATTTCCTACAACGACTGCTGCGGTAAGCAAAGCTGCGCCCAGTGCGCCTGCACCCGTAACGACAGTGAAGAACCGGCCTACCGCCCGTTCAACAACAACGATGTGAACTGGTGCCTGGCCGCCAAATCGCACATCTACCACTGCACCGTTTCGATCATCCGCGGCGTGGCGGTTTAA
- a CDS encoding cytochrome C: MRMLLSLGLACVMIAPLAHARAIPNPGQRHAPGNEELQKPIAEAGYSVGVNYQLQCAGCHLGNGMGSAANDTPRMAGFVGNFLKVPGGREFLVRVPGMSQSALNNGQLADLLNWLMREDGMAGKSRPADYQPYTADEVAALRAKTMLNLPGTRAELIKQMRAQGIAIEDGMNY, from the coding sequence ATGCGTATGTTGCTTTCCCTGGGCCTGGCCTGCGTCATGATCGCCCCGCTCGCTCATGCCCGGGCCATTCCCAACCCCGGGCAGCGCCATGCTCCGGGTAATGAAGAATTGCAAAAGCCGATTGCCGAGGCCGGGTACAGCGTAGGCGTGAACTACCAGTTGCAATGCGCCGGTTGCCACTTGGGCAACGGCATGGGCTCGGCGGCCAATGACACGCCTCGCATGGCAGGTTTTGTCGGCAACTTCCTGAAAGTCCCTGGCGGTCGCGAATTTCTGGTGCGCGTGCCGGGCATGTCGCAATCGGCGCTGAACAACGGCCAACTGGCCGACCTGCTCAACTGGCTGATGCGTGAAGACGGCATGGCGGGCAAAAGCAGGCCTGCGGACTACCAGCCCTACACCGCCGACGAAGTGGCGGCGTTGCGCGCCAAAACCATGCTCAACCTGCCCGGCACCCGCGCCGAGCTGATCAAGCAAATGCGAGCGCAAGGCATCGCAATTGAAGATGGCATGAATTACTGA
- a CDS encoding undecaprenyl-phosphate glucose phosphotransferase, which yields MIFEPNRSRSVLQRRSSTSIVIQAALDGVAVTGVAWYLINYHIGYITQAYVIMVLLLLGALSVVYDHYAIYRSNVGFAVKAFKLLKAWTAVFCFLVAMAFLTKQSEQYSRLLVGELFVIGYFVQLLLHLATREVQKKFLAHPTQRENALIIGSGSLANYLHQKISNNPWLGEQVVGAVLIGGVEDHGKDGAKSTNRLPILGNISDLDELVTQYSIRTVYFVTPLDSSQVIKDVYLKLFDKHIAVNWVPDIFSLRLINHSVREIAGIPVLTLSETPLMGMRLFLKNLEDKVLAFLILLFAAPVLLAVAIAIKLDSPGPVFFRQERMGWSGDSFRIWKFRSMVVHQPEEGSVKQAEKNDPRKTRVGAFIRKTSLDELPQLFNVLMGEMSLVGPRPHAIAHDAQYSPDIADYFARHNIKPGITGLAQVRGFRGETRDIEQMIRRVDSDIEYINNWSLWLDFTILLRTVLAFTGKHAY from the coding sequence ATGATTTTCGAGCCCAACCGTAGTCGTTCCGTACTCCAGCGTAGAAGCAGTACCAGTATTGTTATTCAGGCCGCGCTCGACGGTGTGGCAGTGACCGGCGTTGCCTGGTATTTGATCAACTACCACATCGGTTACATAACGCAGGCCTATGTCATCATGGTTCTGTTGTTGCTCGGGGCATTGTCCGTCGTTTACGACCACTATGCTATTTACCGGAGCAACGTTGGTTTCGCCGTTAAAGCCTTCAAACTTCTCAAGGCATGGACTGCGGTTTTTTGTTTCCTCGTTGCCATGGCATTTCTAACCAAACAGAGCGAACAATATTCGCGCTTATTGGTTGGGGAGTTATTTGTTATTGGTTATTTTGTTCAATTGCTCTTGCATCTCGCCACGCGCGAAGTGCAAAAGAAGTTCCTGGCCCACCCGACTCAACGGGAAAACGCTCTAATCATTGGCTCGGGAAGTCTGGCTAACTACCTTCACCAGAAAATCAGTAACAACCCCTGGCTGGGTGAACAAGTCGTCGGCGCTGTATTGATCGGTGGCGTTGAAGATCACGGTAAAGATGGTGCGAAAAGCACGAATCGCTTGCCGATCCTGGGCAATATTTCCGACCTTGATGAGTTGGTGACGCAATACTCCATCCGAACCGTTTATTTCGTGACACCGCTGGATAGTTCTCAAGTCATCAAGGACGTTTATCTGAAGTTGTTTGATAAACACATCGCAGTGAACTGGGTGCCTGATATTTTCTCACTGCGCTTGATCAACCACAGCGTTCGGGAAATTGCCGGTATTCCGGTGCTGACCTTGTCTGAAACACCGCTGATGGGAATGCGCCTGTTCCTGAAGAATCTCGAAGACAAAGTGCTGGCCTTCCTCATCTTGCTGTTTGCGGCGCCGGTGCTGCTAGCCGTAGCGATCGCCATCAAGCTCGATAGTCCCGGGCCGGTATTCTTTAGACAGGAACGCATGGGATGGAGTGGCGATTCATTTCGTATCTGGAAATTCCGCAGCATGGTCGTCCATCAGCCTGAGGAAGGTTCCGTCAAGCAGGCAGAAAAAAATGATCCGCGTAAAACCCGGGTCGGTGCTTTTATCCGGAAAACCAGCCTGGACGAACTACCGCAGTTGTTCAACGTACTGATGGGGGAAATGTCCCTCGTAGGCCCGCGCCCACACGCCATTGCACATGACGCGCAGTACTCGCCGGACATCGCGGACTACTTTGCACGTCATAACATCAAGCCAGGCATCACCGGCCTGGCGCAAGTTCGTGGCTTTCGCGGTGAAACGAGAGATATCGAGCAGATGATCCGGCGTGTTGATTCGGACATCGAGTACATTAACAACTGGTCGCTCTGGCTCGATTTCACCATTCTTCTGCGTACCGTCCTGGCTTTCACCGGCAAGCACGCCTACTAG
- a CDS encoding glycosyltransferase 61 family protein — protein MGIHMSEASTLTSGGQTKWSLAAYKHIFKTRLARKQALTLQSVAVKTWEIAPGEIAIAPPAFFLPGQLERVTGWAGDLFYPFEHPRRTMEGVGEVQHGPTRAYLLKDVWLIDGALYKGNAKSSLTPRSKWLPRIRVENEIDRGAMYCTSGGNKWFGSWLMDDCITYPLACNEGIPVTTAQSANLVSTSRTGILHAPGYEEWLGMKPFRVRDAFFRELVIFDDLCQNRNKHLRFRAMGEKLLSHVEYSEHPGVFILRGGTGELRLLRNELELAEYLRVHRGFRIIDPAKSDVPTIVAACAGARTVIGIEGSHLIHGVNVLKPGGSLLVLQPPNRFLCFFKYLTDRDHQNFGFVVGTPDGDGFRIDPEEVERTLDLFPS, from the coding sequence ATGGGAATTCATATGTCAGAAGCCAGTACATTGACGAGTGGCGGTCAAACAAAGTGGAGTCTTGCTGCGTACAAGCACATCTTTAAAACACGGCTTGCACGCAAGCAGGCGTTGACGCTGCAAAGCGTCGCCGTAAAGACGTGGGAAATTGCTCCAGGCGAAATAGCGATTGCTCCTCCCGCTTTTTTCCTGCCAGGTCAGCTCGAACGCGTGACAGGATGGGCTGGTGACCTTTTTTATCCTTTCGAACATCCCCGCCGCACCATGGAAGGGGTTGGAGAGGTCCAGCACGGTCCAACGCGCGCATACCTGCTCAAAGATGTCTGGTTAATTGATGGCGCGCTTTATAAAGGCAATGCCAAGTCCTCTTTGACTCCCAGATCCAAATGGTTGCCAAGAATTCGCGTAGAAAATGAAATCGACCGTGGCGCCATGTATTGCACCTCGGGTGGAAATAAATGGTTTGGCTCGTGGTTAATGGATGATTGCATTACTTACCCATTGGCATGCAACGAAGGCATTCCGGTAACCACTGCGCAATCCGCCAACCTGGTTTCCACAAGCAGGACCGGCATACTTCATGCCCCCGGTTATGAGGAATGGCTTGGCATGAAGCCGTTTCGTGTACGCGATGCGTTTTTCCGTGAACTGGTGATCTTTGACGATCTTTGTCAAAACCGAAACAAGCATTTGCGATTCCGTGCGATGGGGGAGAAGTTGCTATCGCACGTTGAGTACAGCGAGCACCCTGGCGTGTTTATTTTGCGAGGTGGCACGGGTGAACTGCGTTTGTTGCGCAATGAGTTGGAACTTGCCGAATATTTGCGCGTACACAGGGGATTTCGAATTATCGATCCTGCGAAATCCGACGTGCCAACCATTGTGGCAGCCTGTGCGGGCGCAAGAACCGTAATTGGGATTGAGGGGAGTCATCTTATACACGGCGTTAATGTGCTAAAGCCGGGAGGTTCGCTTCTGGTGTTGCAGCCGCCTAATCGCTTTCTATGCTTCTTCAAATATCTGACGGATCGTGATCACCAGAATTTTGGTTTTGTGGTTGGTACACCGGATGGGGACGGCTTCAGGATCGACCCCGAAGAAGTTGAGCGGACGCTGGACCTATTTCCGTCATGA
- a CDS encoding WecB/TagA/CpsF family glycosyltransferase produces the protein MRVLAWQENWKTIIQKLRVVNAVEDEQALIDALSRVEATTVVGFVNAHAMNLVAGNADYYDALSSADVLLRDGSGMSILFRRLGLEPGLNMNGTDFIPKLLAAFKGRRVAFWGTEEPFLTDAVRHCEALFAVNIVSAHHGFAGTDTYINLARDIQPELIVLGMGMPKQEAIAAKLAANGLPCLVVCGGAILDFLGGKVTRAPRWVRVLGCEWVYRLASEPKRLFKRYVMGNPAFLLRTLICGRPMT, from the coding sequence ATGCGTGTATTGGCCTGGCAGGAGAACTGGAAAACGATCATCCAGAAATTGAGGGTGGTCAACGCAGTGGAAGATGAGCAAGCGCTGATTGATGCCTTATCCAGGGTTGAGGCAACGACAGTCGTTGGCTTCGTTAATGCTCATGCCATGAACCTGGTGGCAGGAAACGCCGACTATTACGACGCCTTGTCGTCCGCTGACGTTTTGTTGCGAGACGGCTCCGGCATGTCCATCCTGTTTCGCCGGCTTGGCCTCGAGCCAGGGCTCAACATGAATGGCACCGACTTCATTCCCAAATTACTGGCTGCCTTCAAGGGTCGGCGTGTGGCTTTCTGGGGGACTGAAGAGCCCTTTTTGACTGATGCGGTTCGGCACTGCGAAGCACTGTTTGCGGTGAATATCGTTTCTGCACATCACGGCTTTGCCGGGACCGACACTTATATAAATCTTGCCCGGGACATACAGCCAGAATTGATTGTGCTGGGTATGGGCATGCCCAAGCAGGAAGCCATTGCGGCGAAGCTAGCCGCAAACGGCTTGCCATGCCTGGTGGTGTGTGGCGGCGCGATTCTCGATTTTCTCGGAGGCAAGGTTACGCGAGCGCCTCGATGGGTCCGGGTTTTAGGATGTGAGTGGGTCTATAGGCTCGCCAGCGAGCCAAAGCGATTGTTCAAGCGTTATGTGATGGGTAATCCAGCGTTCCTGTTGCGCACGCTGATCTGCGGACGGCCGATGACTTAA
- a CDS encoding glycosyltransferase family 2 protein, whose translation MITLLGWLFSALLILIVMPVLVLFVQVLLACLPARSRTSTQVSRPRVAVLVPAHDESSIIVATLNSIRAQLREGDRLLVVADNCSDDTAAVARAAGAEVVERSDERQRGKGYALDFGVRHLASAAPDVLIIIDADCQVGEGAIERLAKRCLETGRPVQALYLMHAPADSGLKVRLAEFAWCVKNLVRPRGWALLGLPCPLMGSGMAFVWRDLALIDLASGHLVEDLKMGLDFCRGGKPPLFCPEALVSSYFPRSDEGLSTQRKRWEHGHLGVILGDTPKLVAESIRRRNWSLLVMTLDVVVPPLALLTLVLAAAFSLSWLVFFLGGALTPALIATIGMTLLSVAILLAWGQFGRGILSFSALMYAPFYALKKIPLYLGFLVKRQVEWVRSKRDDS comes from the coding sequence GCTGTTCAGTGCACTGCTGATACTCATCGTCATGCCGGTGTTGGTGCTGTTTGTACAGGTGCTACTGGCTTGCCTGCCAGCGCGGTCTCGCACATCGACACAAGTGTCGCGGCCGCGGGTAGCGGTGCTGGTGCCGGCACACGATGAATCCTCGATCATCGTCGCGACATTGAACAGCATCCGGGCGCAGTTGCGCGAGGGCGATCGCCTGTTGGTGGTTGCGGATAATTGTTCTGATGACACGGCCGCAGTGGCTCGCGCAGCCGGGGCCGAGGTAGTGGAGCGCAGTGATGAACGGCAACGTGGCAAGGGTTACGCGCTGGATTTCGGTGTGCGTCACCTGGCCAGCGCTGCGCCGGACGTCTTGATCATTATCGATGCCGACTGCCAGGTTGGCGAGGGCGCTATCGAACGTTTGGCCAAGCGTTGCCTGGAAACGGGTCGACCAGTGCAGGCACTTTATTTGATGCATGCACCCGCGGATTCCGGGCTGAAAGTGCGGCTTGCCGAGTTTGCCTGGTGTGTGAAGAATCTGGTGCGGCCGCGAGGTTGGGCCTTGCTCGGGTTACCTTGTCCCTTGATGGGCTCGGGAATGGCATTCGTCTGGCGTGATTTGGCTTTGATCGATTTGGCCAGCGGCCACCTCGTCGAAGATTTGAAGATGGGCCTGGATTTTTGCCGAGGCGGCAAGCCGCCGTTGTTTTGCCCTGAGGCTCTGGTGAGCAGTTATTTCCCGCGCAGTGATGAGGGCTTGAGTACCCAACGCAAGCGCTGGGAGCATGGTCACCTCGGGGTAATCCTTGGCGACACGCCAAAATTGGTTGCGGAGTCGATCCGCCGGCGTAACTGGAGCCTTCTGGTGATGACGCTAGACGTCGTGGTGCCTCCACTGGCCTTGCTGACGTTGGTTTTGGCAGCGGCCTTCAGCCTGTCTTGGCTGGTATTTTTCCTGGGTGGAGCGCTGACGCCGGCCTTGATAGCGACTATCGGGATGACGCTATTGAGTGTGGCGATCTTGCTCGCATGGGGCCAGTTTGGCCGCGGCATTCTGTCTTTTTCCGCCTTGATGTATGCGCCGTTCTACGCGTTGAAGAAAATTCCTCTGTATCTCGGCTTCTTGGTCAAGCGCCAGGTTGAGTGGGTGCGTTCGAAGCGAGATGACTCCTGA